One segment of Lachancea thermotolerans CBS 6340 chromosome E complete sequence DNA contains the following:
- the BAS1 gene encoding Bas1p (similar to uniprot|P22035 Saccharomyces cerevisiae YKR099W BAS1 Myb-related transcription factor involved in regulating basal and induced expression of genes of the purine and histidine biosynthesis pathways), protein MSKEPAPGKTKKIRIDPLDVTRSLGYQTHKLKARKPWSKEEDDLLRSCVITHLLNMGFENGIESVKTIQQSNEACKNMPWDEIATKFDRKVRKPKDIRKRWVSSLDPNLRKGKWTPEEDELLMKSFEKWGPHWLKVSTEIPGRTEDQCAKRYIEVLDPSTKDRLRDWSLQEDLALISKVKAYGTSWRRISLEMESRPSLTCRNRWRKIITMIMRGKASEEITKAVQETSQAQEVQSLDQLRESLRMKLEEMRDESPRLDEGQPCIEDQLEPRGGFKSGSSVCGTSSGTQRSPSDNNSLEKGQSLFEDFSGNQSRGFEEREFRETTQQRHQSPQEQQQSLQLHQQQHQQLQPQFQKQQQQQQQPQQQPQQQQQQQQQQQQHQQQQQQKQQSLNNRLNEKRKPQSSVLDWRFALNDNFGNIVSEGMVSNSDLVRELIDQARKNSLSVSVHQHIHNHYGTVPSSLSTQSQSLSGEILSQLSPFAFSGDRTDKLSNDRGFDTDFLGKSPNYASLPLDPQNEPVAQNRAPSQNFPVLPMYTQRSGPTSSVGSRSTPGAELEDIPPHRQYHFNYLPATVRPQLGSSEAGRSPQVGKVSNRSPAAQPKRKKRRKGKDGSSEGNTPNENYGSTGTTPRESEVSPSNERHSKQGSLLTPGGASAAGEEDGLDFWESLRSLASVPSNARNNMNEGPLDEYDYLYNFYEEQAEVSGENEIVNKKPAPSQHQMSSNQSMMGYTPQDPDLIHKGLPYNPS, encoded by the coding sequence ATGTCGAAGGAACCAGCGCCTGGAAAAACCAAGAAAATCCGCATAGACCCGCTGGATGTGACTCGAAGTCTAGGGTATCAAACTCATAAGCTCAAGGCCCGAAAACCATGGAGTaaggaagaagatgattTATTGAGAAGTTGCGTAATCACGCACCTTTTAAACATGGGATTCGAGAACGGAATTGAGTCTGTAAAAACGATACAGCAGTCGAATGAAGCCTGTAAGAACATGCCATGGGACGAGATCGCGACGAAGTTCGACAGAAAAGTGCGTAAACCAAAAGATATACGAAAACGCTGGGTCAGCTCCCTAGACCCGAACTTGCGCAAGGGAAAGTGGACCCCGGAggaagatgagcttctAATGAAGTCCTTTGAAAAGTGGGGACCACATTGGCTCAAAGTCTCTACCGAGATTCCAGGCCGCACTGAAGATCAATGTGCCAAACGGTATATTGAAGTACTTGACCCTAGTACTAAAGACAGGCTGCGAGACTGGAGCTTACAGGAGGACTTGGCTTTGATCAGCAAGGTCAAGGCGTATGGCACAAGCTGGCGCCGAATATCGCTGGAAATGGAATCAAGACCGAGTTTGACTTGCCGTAACAGGTGGAGGAAAATTATAACAATGATAATGAGGGGGAAAGCTTCTGAGGAAATAACGAAGGCTGTTCAAGAAACATCGCAAGCTCAGGAAGTTCAATCATTAGATCAACTGCGAGAGAGCCTTCGTATGAAGCTCGAAGAGATGAGAGATGAGAGTCCTCGGCTCGACGAAGGTCAGCCCTGTATTGAAGACCAGCTCGAACCTCGGGGTGGTTTCAAATCAGGGTCATCTGTGTGCGGCACCTCCTCGGGGACACAAAGGTCCCCGTCAGACAACAACTCTTTAGAAAAAGGCCAGTCgctctttgaagatttttCGGGAAACCAATCGAGAGGCTTTGAGGAAAGAGAATTTCGAGAAACAACACAGCAGCGTCATCAAAGCCCGCAGGAACAGCAACAGTCATTACAGCTAcaccaacaacagcatcaGCAACTTCAGCCGCAATTCcaaaagcagcaacaacagcaacaacaaccaCAACAGCAAcctcaacaacaacaacaacagcaacaacagcagcagcagcatcaacaacaacaacaacagaaaCAGCAATCGCTCAACAATAGATTAAATGAAAAACGGAAGCCCCAGTCGTCCGTTTTGGACTGGCGTTTTGCGCTTAACGACAACTTCGGTAATATAGTGTCGGAGGGGATGGTATCGAACTCTGACTTAGTAAGAGAGCTAATCGATCAAGCACGGAAAAATTCTCTTTCGGTCTCAGTTCATCAGCATATTCACAATCATTATGGTACTGTGCCCTCATCATTAAGCACTCAGTCTCAGTCTCTGAGTGGAGAAATACTTAGCCAATTATCACCGTTTGCATTCTCTGGCGATAGGACCGACAAGCTATCTAATGATAGGGGCTTTGATACAGACTTCTTAGGAAAATCACCTAACTACGCAAGCTTGCCTTTAGACCCGCAGAACGAACCCGTGGCACAAAATCGGGCaccttctcaaaattttccagttttACCCATGTATACACAAAGGTCAGGTCCTACAAGTTCTGTTGGATCCCGTTCGACCCCTGGCGCTGAACTTGAGGATATACCTCCACACCGGCAATACCATTTCAACTACCTTCCAGCTACTGTAAGGCCTCAATTAGGGTCATCAGAGGCTGGAAGAAGCCCTCAAGTGGGCAAGGTCTCAAACCGAAGCCCTGCTGCGCagcccaaaagaaaaaaaaggaggAAGGGCAAAGACGGATCTTCCGAAGGGAATACTCCTAACGAAAATTATGGTTCCACAGGAACGACGCCTAGGGAATCAGAAGTTTCTCCTTCGAACGAGCGGCATTCAAAACAGGGCTCACTTTTAACTCCTGGCGGGGCATCTGCTGCTGGCGAAGAGGATGGCCTTGATTTTTGGGAAAGTTTAAGGTCCCTCGCATCAGTCCCAAGCAACGCTCGTAATAACATGAACGAAGGGCCTTTGGACGAGTATGATTACCTTTACAACTTTTACGAAGAACAGGCAGAAGTTTCTGGTGAAAACGAAattgtcaacaagaagccagCACCAAGCCAGCACCAGATGAGCTCTAATCAAAGCATGATGGGATATACTCCACAGGATCCGGATTTGATTCATAAGGGGCTACCATACAATCCCAGTTAG
- the POT1 gene encoding acetyl-CoA C-acyltransferase (highly similar to uniprot|P27796 Saccharomyces cerevisiae YIL160C POT1 3-ketoacyl-CoA thiolase with broad chain length specificity cleaves 3-ketoacyl-CoA into acyl-CoA and acetyl-CoA during beta-oxidation of fatty acids), protein MSERLTQIKDHLISAVSPSVQDQRADDVVIIAAHRSPIARGFKGGFKDVNSDYLVHQFLQEFFKKVPSSLSENKQLIEEVACGNVLNPGAGATEHRAACLAAGIPFSTPFVALNRQCSSGLVAVNDIANKIKVGQIGIGLALGAESMSKNYGPKALGNVSAEMKQNKDAKKCMVPMGITNENVSHKFHVSRQSQDTFAAESHRKAERAISEGLFEDEILPINLPDGTTISTDEGPRKGVTADNLAQLKPAFIPEKGTTTAGNASQISDGVAAVLLARRSIAESMELPILGKYVACQVIGVPPEIMGVGPAYAIPKVLKDCGLAIEKVDVFEINEAFAGQALYCINKLQIPLAKVNPRGGAIALGHPLGCTGARQVATLLRELERGQVGIVSMCVGTGMGAAAVFVRE, encoded by the coding sequence ATGTCAGAGAGGTTGACTCAAATTAAGGATCACTTGATTTCTGCAGTTAGCCCTTCTGTGCAAGACCAAAGAGCAGATGACGTTGTGATCATAGCAGCACATAGGTCGCCAATTGCAAGGGGCTTCAAGGGGGGATTCAAGGACGTTAACTCGGACTATCTGGTTCATCAATTCTTGCaggagttcttcaagaaagtgcCTAGCTCGCTGAGTGAGAATAAGCAGTTAATTGAGGAGGTGGCGTGTGGTAACGTGCTGAACCCGGGTGCAGGTGCTACCGAGCACCGGGCTGCTTGCTTAGCTGCCGGAATACCGTTTTCAACACCTTTTGTCGCTCTTAACCGTCAGTGCTCGTCCGGTCTAGTCGCAGTCAACGATATTGccaacaagatcaaggtcGGTCAGATAGGCATAGGACTAGCTCTCGGTGCTGAATCCATGTCAAAAAATTATGGCCCCAAAGCCTTAGGTAACGTCTCGGCTGAGATGAAGCAAAACAAAGATGCCAAAAAATGCATGGTTCCAATGGGAATCACGAATGAAAATGTGAGCCATAAATTCCATGTTTCGCGCCAAAGCCAGGACACTTTTGCTGCGGAATCACACCGTAAGGCCGAAAGAGCCATTTCAGAAGGGCTATTTGAGGACGAAATATTGCCTATTAACCTCCCAGACGGTACAACAATATCAACAGATGAAGGGCCACGTAAGGGTGTAACAGCCGATAACTTGGCACAGTTGAAACCAGCATTTATTCCAGAGAAAGGAACGACAACCGCCGGAAATGCATCACAGATTTCAGACGGTGTCGCGGCTGTCTTGCTCGCCCGGCGTTCTATTGCTGAGTCAATGGAACTTCCTATTTTAGGAAAATATGTGGCATGCCAAGTAATTGGAGTACCTCCAGAAATCATGGGCGTGGGGCCCGCTTACGCCATTccaaaagtcttgaaagactGTGGTCTTGCGATTGAGAAAGTGGacgtttttgaaataaaCGAGGCGTTTGCAGGACAAGCACTCTATTGCATTAACAAACTGCAAATTCCATTGGCAAAAGTAAACCCAAGAGGCGGCGCGATAGCCCTTGGTCACCCTTTGGGATGTACGGGGGCTAGGCAAGTTGCAACATTGCTAAGAGAGCTGGAGCGTGGCCAGGTGGGTATCGTGAGTATGTGCGTCGGGACTGGAATGGGGGCAGCAGCGGTTTTTGTCAGGGAATGA
- the ATG44 gene encoding mitofissin (similar to uniprot|Q2V2P4 Saccharomyces cerevisiae YIL156W-B hypothetical ORF), giving the protein MTILGKAFHISFDLVLVSACLAGIKRNTGLTPKVDVIGDPHVKGYVSKYLNVGESCYDYTVATLGSSNYFVRK; this is encoded by the exons ATGACTATT CTTGGCAAAGCCTTCCATATTTCATTCGACCTTGTTTTAGTATCAGCGTGTCTGGCAGGAATAAAACGCAACACAGGACTTACTCCTAAAGTTGACGTCATCGGAGACCCGCATGTTAAAGGCTACGTTTCGAAGTACCTGAACGTCGGGGAGTCTTGTTATGACTACACTGTGGCTACCCTAGGATCATCTAATTATTTCGTTAGGAAATGA
- the COA1 gene encoding Coa1p (similar to uniprot|P40452 Saccharomyces cerevisiae YIL157C FMP35 The authentic non-tagged protein was localized to the mitochondria) — MLKLLTGSAGRQFRVLGARRLFLRQLATKPELVLKDKARPLRIERELPDPTKDKVKNRVQLGLFTVAICVALASIFNYEKTQSPIISNSLYHLRRSQSIRDLMGDNIDFDGLVPWVYGDLNQVAGRVNISFYIKGTKDVQGMVKLVANRENKNQEFLIHEWSIKVGDKKIDLLAEEGGAKTL, encoded by the coding sequence ATGCTAAAACTGTTAACTGGATCTGCCGGTCGGCAATTCAGAGTATTAGGTGCAAGAAGACTATTTCTTCGTCAACTAGCAACGAAACCGGAACTGGTGCTCAAAGATAAAGCTCGGCCACTTCGTATTGAGAGAGAACTTCCAGATCCAACCAAAGACAAGGTGAAGAACAGAGTGCAACTGGGGCTTTTCACTGTGGCTATATGTGTTGCGCTGGCTTCTATCTTCAACTATGAAAAGACGCAGTCACCCATTATTTCAAATTCCCTCTACCACCTCCGTAGATCGCAGTCTATTAGGGACTTGATGGGTGACAACATCGACTTCGACGGGTTGGTGCCATGGGTATATGGGGACCTGAACCAAGTTGCTGGGAGAGTGAACATATCCTTCTACATTAAAGGCACCAAAGATGTCCAAGGCATGGTCAAGCTAGTGGCAAACCGCGAGAACAAGAACCAGGAGTTCTTGATCCACGAGTGGAGCATTAAAGTTGGTGATAAGAAAATAGACCTACTAGCTGAAGAGGGTGGCGCCAAAACATTGTAG
- the AIM20 gene encoding Aim20p (weakly similar to uniprot|P36169 Saccharomyces cerevisiae YKR100C SKG1 and weakly similar to uniprot|P40451 Saccharomyces cerevisiae YIL158w AIM20): MTDGLGVSVGCAVGIPCGVAVLVAVIFWYYMQRKFKKEIEDDEESMSGDGTISFTNLHSMRVPDNPEKDLPVSHVVGGSTSSDNTTTAQNVATAGQMEAQQSQPSKKPKNTYMPAYRKRLNSSLSTLQHQDEQRSPTDSSSTSLDTKNQNGRAHSTVLDQMIPVLAQDDNAAAASSEFSLTHERTSSNDNLIKNLHNHDFGSYPKRRSSGNLTGMISGNVSSASVHTRTSSVHSGKKNNENVFDTPNSQKFHEAVAPSEEDAESKGMRSYYMLKNNYDVENASQIAEEDQYENEFTNYSESKREFINSLRPKKN; the protein is encoded by the coding sequence ATGACGGATGGACTGGGGGTATCAGTGGGCTGTGCCGTGGGCATCCCTTGTGGGGTTGCGGTATTAGTGGCTGTGATCTTTTGGTATTACATGCAaagaaagttcaagaaagagattgaGGATGACGAGGAGTCCATGAGTGGGGACGGTACAATCAGTTTTACCAATCTGCACTCGATGAGAGTGCCAGATAACCCAGAAAAGGATCTGCCAGTGAGCCACGTAGTGGGGGGCTCGACCTCTTCGGATAACACTACAACTGCCCAGAACGTTGCAACGGCTGGGCAGATGGAAGCTCAGCAGTCTCAGCCTTCTAAGAAACCCAAAAATACATATATGCCGGCATATCGCAAACGTTTGAATTCTTCTCTGAGCACTCTGCAGCACCAAGATGAGCAGAGGAGTCCTACCGATAGTTCAAGTACTTCCCTCGACACGAAAAACCAAAATGGACGTGCTCATTCAACCGTGTTGGATCAAATGATTCCGGTCTTGGCTCAGGACGACAATGCCGCAGCGGCTTCCTCTGAGTTCAGCCTAACACACGAAAGGACCTCCAGTAATGACAATCTTATCAAAAACCTACACAATCACGACTTCGGGTCGTACCCTAAGCGAAGGTCATCCGGAAACCTAACGGGAATGATTTCGGGTAACGTATCCAGCGCGTCAGTGCACACCCGAACATCATCTGTGCACTCAGGTAAGAAAAATAATGAAAATGTGTTTGACACACCAAACAGCCAGAAGTTTCACGAAGCTGTCGCCCCTAGTGAAGAAGACGCTGAGTCTAAGGGGATGAGAAGTTATTACATGCTAAAAAATAACTACGATGTCGAAAACGCGAGTCAGATCGCCGAGGAGGATCAATATGAAAATGAGTTTACAAACTATTCGGAAAGCAAGAGGGAGTTCATTAATAGCTTAAGACCCAAGAAGAATTAA
- the BNR1 gene encoding formin BNR1 (some similarities with uniprot|P40450 Saccharomyces cerevisiae YIL159W BNR1 Formin nucleates the formation of linear actin filaments involved in cell processes such as budding and mitotic spindle orientation which require the formation of polarized actin cables functionally redundant with BNI1), which produces MDYRRGDPWIEPHGYAYRFFSLDEGIGRPGRDIQQSEISDPVSLGLRLVGSGLVKKTKKAYASPYVSKARNFSTNDIEGPSNRACSASLEKLSQSDSSDAFSWPSTSDSSSIFDPHTTPPEEVVDQHFRELLESRAFFWGSARSGLKNLSSKRKWQLVCKERLMRDEKDNTVRQQPVAVFDEAVLENLMTRLRSGENAAASLYQLEKLLRRNDFSRGFLRSDGVARLADVLASFKREDMYVCLRCFKTLANTEEGRLSVVSEDRVVSYFCTGLIIEQVHLRVHLLSAELLLLCTYIESPGGSNTVLHHLVPLFPEWISSISQLLESSSDDITNPDFIATPNFHQTQKDYCLTSLFLINSMMQIISSFREKLEVVKKLRELGIHQLFRTMHGLEYKELEEEIEKYEFLEKEVVEKTNPELPHFLNISYGNFLSTIIQEAHHNPLEHCIFQIFEDLAHLLISRTMSDSLKALTLFRTVLNYLKEYNYGEENTKVESVISVSLNQLVDNLQSDEIAERAMSELKTAQNSIDQLNSEIQILQKERSVSKGSILSELEKIKKELFAKESLIGKLEKELHLSNQQRKNDRKKLEQAAVHKVPRLPARASSLSVFEHLKTQTLKHSHQKSPRQASLSKSSRFLSLKSVIDQQLEGENSSWQTHNKLSTPLNNSVDEVDIESTSSGSPSTEDLSCHSVADQSISNGHPDGYKLRHLGFEGHKIETLNSLVKKTPNYFPETPILSQETCPVLSNYQPNGADCKPSKHIGKSSSELEADINGNQSPSKFLPPLPSSLPAPPPPPPPLPSNLESASINSIATPQAVTQPIAVNSKTPPTAPPLPENLLASKVLVLDSNEELKNLAAPPPPPPPPPLPLALSTKKVDTTSNGFVSGATQKSAPRAPPPPSNLIGSKEVHSIVEAVTENSNLKLKQIHWDKLEDVSETIWSQEGERQDAARHLESSGFLDEIAELFRVNQSLPIKAKSETSSGKDKVSILPRDLAQQFGINLHMFSNLSVDEFVNKVLHCDRDVVNNQSVLEFFAREDLSIIPRSIASKLEPYATDHQPNEAPLLDREKLERADRIFLELCYNLRSYWRPRSLCLLTLSTYEKDYFDLIYKLQRVDDAINIIKNSAKLKDTLMMIIEIGNYMNRKQAGGIRLSSLQKLTFVKSSKDKNMSLLHAVERFLRVKCRSAYGFVEDLSRVLDLGNLMVGQIEQDFHEYTQRISGVKQSLEQGRLSKPENFHPEDRLLIKVGPKIAGATRKASLLRNQFVLTMRALENLMKLYGEDPSNIDSKNEFFQHFINFVSQFKKVAKENEEKEAVERIYIQRKELLQNRSKEHSSSSQGSASEGEDNTVDILIKRLREVNNEKSTQRRSANHNSEDHLFTRTQHLLDSIQKI; this is translated from the coding sequence ATGGATTACAGGAGAGGTGATCCATGGATAGAACCTCACGGGTATGCTTATAGGTTCTTTTCTCTAGACGAGGGCATTGGCCGCCCAGGTCGCGATATTCAGCAATCTGAAATTTCTGATCCTGTATCGCTAGGCCTTCGCTTAGTTGGATCGGGCCTTGTAAAGAAGACTAAGAAAGCATATGCAAGTCCTTATGTGTCAAAAGCTCGCAATTTCTCCACAAACGACATCGAGGGGCCCTCGAATAGAGCCTGCAGCGCGAGCCTTGAGAAGCTATCCCAAAGCGATTCATCTGATGCTTTTAGTTGGCCAAGTACGAGTGATTCCTCCAGTATTTTCGACCCACACACTACGCCACCAGAGGAAGTAGTTGATCAACACTTTCGTGAGCTCCTGGAAAGcagagctttcttttggGGTAGTGCGCGAAGCGGCCTGAAAAATCTAAGTTCTAAGCGCAAGTGGCAGCTTGTATGCAAAGAACGTCTAATGCGAGACGAAAAGGACAACACAGTGCGCCAACAGCCTGTAGCAGTCTTCGACGAAGCTGTGCTTGAGAATTTAATGACAAGACTTAGATCTGGCGAAAACGCTGCTGCCAGTTTGTACCAGCTTGAGAAGCTACTCAGGAGAAACGACTTTTCTCGCGGTTTCCTTCGTTCGGATGGAGTTGCTCGATTAGCTGACGTTTTAGCGTCCTTCAAGAGAGAGGACATGTACGTTTGTCTTagatgcttcaaaacactAGCAAACACCGAGGAAGGAAGATTGAGTGTTGTATCAGAGGACAGAGTTGTTAGTTACTTTTGCACTGGTCTCATTATAGAGCAGGTCCACCTCAGAGTTCATTTACTAAGCGCggagcttcttcttctttgcaCCTACATCGAAAGCCCAGGAGGCTCCAACACAGTACTGCACCACCTGGTACCACTATTTCCAGAATGGATCTCCTCTATCAGTCAATTGCTTGAATCTTCGAGCGATGATATCACAAATCCTGATTTCATAGCAACGCCCAATTTTCATCAAACGCAAAAAGACTACTGTCTGACATCGCTATTCTTAATTAATTCAATGATGCAGATCATCTCTTCATTCAGAGAAAAGCTCGAGGTTGtgaaaaagctcagagAGTTAGGCATTCATCAGCTTTTTCGTACTATGCATGGGCTCGAATACAAAGagttggaagaagagatcgaAAAATACGAGTTTCtggagaaagaagttgtcgaaAAGACAAATCCAGAGCTTCCgcattttttgaacataTCATATGGGAATTTTCTTTCCACTATCATCCAGGAGGCTCACCACAATCCTTTAGAGCAttgcatttttcaaatatttgaAGATCTGGCACATTTattgatttcaagaacaatgtCGGATAgtttgaaagctctgaCATTATTTCGTACTGTGCTGAATTATTTGAAGGAGTATAATTATGGGGAAGAAAATACCAAAGTTGAGTCAGTTATTAGTGTTTCACTAAATCAGTTAGTTGATAATCTTCAGTCGGATGAAATAGCGGAAAGAGCAATGTCTGAGCTCAAAACCGCTCAAAATAGTATCGATCAACTTAATTCGGAGATTCagattcttcaaaaagagaggagTGTCTCGAAAGGCTCCATATTGTCTGAACTagagaaaataaaaaaggAACTATTCGCCAAAGAGTCGCTAATTGGtaagctggaaaaagagctaCATCTCAGCAATCAACAGAGGAAAAATGATAGAAAAAAATTGGAGCAAGCTGCGGTGCATAAGGTACCAAGGCTTCCAGCAAGAGCAAGTTCTTTATCCGTTTTTGAACATCTCAAAACCCAGACACTCAAGCACTCTCATCAAAAGTCGCCTCGTCAAGCTTCTCTCTCTAAAAGCTCCAGATTTTTATCACTCAAGTCCGTTATTGATCAACAACTAGAAGGTGAAAATAGCAGTTGGCAAACTCATAACAAATTATCCACGCCGCTCAACAACtctgttgatgaagttgatatTGAAAGTACTTCAAGCGGATCACCAAGTACAGAAGATCTCTCCTGCCATTCTGTCGCTGATCAATCAATTTCGAATGGCCATCCCGATGGATATAAGTTGCGCCACTTGGGCTTTGAAGGGCACAAAATTGAAACCCTTAACAGCCTGGTGAAAAAAACACCAAATTACTTTCCTGAGACTCCTATTCTTTCCCAAGAAACCTGCCCGGTCTTGAGTAATTATCAGCCTAATGGTGCAGATTGCAAGCCATCAAAACATATCGGGAAATCGTCTTCTGAGCTGGAAGCTGACATCAATGGCAATCAAAGcccatcaaaatttttacctcctcttccttcttctcttccCGCTCCTCCCCCTCCTCCCCCTCCACTTCCATCAAATCTCGAAAGTGCCTCTATAAATTCCATTGCAACACCTCAAGCCGTAACACAGCCAATTGCAGTGAATTCTAAAACGCCCCCAACTGCGCCTCCACTTCCGGAAAACCTATTAGCGTCCAAGGTTTTGGTACTTGATTCAAATGAGGAACTCAAAAACCTAGCTGCTCCCCCACCACCACCTCCGCCACCTCCTCTTCCTTTGGCCCTTAGTACTAAAAAAGTCGACACAACATCTAATGGTTTTGTTAGTGGCGCAACCCAAAAAAGCGCCCCTAGGGCACCTCCACCTCCCTCTAACCTTATTGGATCGAAGGAGGTTCATTCAATTGTTGAGGCTGTTACTGAAAACAGCAACTTAAAGCTCAAGCAAATCCACTGGGACAAGCTAGAAGACGTCTCGGAAACAATTTggagccaagaaggagagcGTCAAGACGCGGCTCGTCATTTGGAAAGCTCTGGATTCTTAGATGAGATTGCAGAACTTTTTCGAGTGAATCAATCCTTGCCTATCAAGGCAAAATCGGAAACCTCGAGCGGAAAGGACAAAGTCTCTATTTTGCCGCGAGACCTTGCCCAACAATTTGGAATCAACCTGCACATGTTTTCTAACCTTTCAGTTGACGAATTTGTTAATAAAGTATTACACTGCGATCGTGATGTTGTCAACAATCAAAGCGTTTTAGAGTTTTTTGCCCGCGAAGATCTGAGTATTATTCCGCGAAGTATAGCATCTAAGCTGGAGCCTTACGCAACCGATCATCAGCCCAATGAGGCACCCCTTTTGGATCgcgaaaagcttgagaggGCCGACCGAAtctttttggagctctGTTACAACTTGAGGAGTTACTGGCGCCCGAGGTCACTGTGCCTCCTCACCCTATCAACATATGAAAAGGATTACTTTGATCTGATATACAAATTGCAGCGGGTCGATGATGCCATAaatatcatcaaaaactctgCAAAGCTCAAGGACACTCTCATGATGATTATTGAGATTGGTAATTATATGAACAGGAAACAAGCAGGTGGAATCAGACTTAGCTCACTCCAAAAGTTGACCTTTGTGAAGAGTagcaaagacaaaaacATGTCACTTTTGCACGCTGTTGAAAGATTCTTGAGGGTTAAATGCAGGAGTGCGTATGGCTTCGTCGAAGACTTATCGAGGGTCCTTGATCTGGGCAACCTGATGGTTGGCCAGATCGAACAAGACTTTCATGAGTATACACAAAGAATATCGGGGGTCAAGCAGTCCTTGGAGCAGGGGCGCTTGTCCAAACCAGAAAACTTCCACCCCGAAGACAGGCTTCTCATAAAAGTTGGTCCGAAGATCGCTGGAGCCACCCGCAAAGCGAGCTTACTCCGGAATCAGTTCGTGCTAACTATGCGAGCCCTGgagaacttgatgaagctTTACGGAGAAGATCCCAGTAACATAGACAGCAAAAACGAGTTTTTCCAGCATTTTATCAACTTCGTCTCTCAATTTAAGAAGGTCGCCAAAGAGAACGAGGAAAAGGAAGCTGTCGAAAGGATATACattcaaagaaaggaaCTTTTACAGAATAGGAGCAAAGAGCACTCCAGTTCCTCCCAGGGCAGCGCTAGCGAGGGAGAAGATAATACAGTCGACATTCTTATCAAGAGGCTCCGTGAGGTTAATAACGAAAAAAGCACACAAAGGCGTTCGGCTAATCATAACTCAGAGGATCATTTATTCACAAGAACGCAGCATTTACTTGACAGCATTCAGAAGATATAA
- the SMU2 gene encoding Smu2p (weakly similar to uniprot|P40449 Saccharomyces cerevisiae YIL161W Hypothetical ORF) — MENPSAASGSQLKDGKRRRDRNMRKPKNSPKSGQVNEKSSKKDSQQDTKNGDVKKRSSQKRSRPERKITEDSKHSGTPLVNVPKTTRLSKQCKEQIQQFQHIIGKENFKVFKKSKNSTSYGLSVSSVMDQENFTFVVNIPFSYPSQPLKLEPPSASRTAETCTEGGRKLANILNNFNSKSREMTSDGAPLTAQLNYLITQWSKLSDSNYKRTDKLYKEFLADITP, encoded by the coding sequence ATGGAGAACCCCAGCGCGGCCTCAGGGTCTCAGCTGAAAGACGGCAAGCGTAGAAGAGATCGAAACATGAGGAAACCAAAGAACTCGCCAAAAAGCGGTCAGGTTAATGAAaagagctccaaaaaggaTTCCCAGCAGGATACCAAAAACGGTGACGTTAAGAAGAGATCATCTCAAAAACGTTCGAGACCTGAAAGGAAAATCACTGAGGATTCGAAGCATAGTGGTACACCTTTGGTAAATGTACCGAAAACAACACGCTTATCAAAGCAGTGCAAGGAACAAATACAGCAATTTCAACACATTATTGGGAAAGAGAATTTTAAAgtcttcaagaagtccaAAAATAGTACTTCATATGGCCTCTCCGTATCTTCGGTCATGGACCAAGAGAATTTCACTTTTGTAGTGAATATCCCGTTTTCATATCCTAGCCAGCCTTTGAAGCTAGAGCCCCCGTCGGCCTCGCGAACGGCAGAAACGTGCACTGAAGGCGGCAGGAAGCTTGCCAATattctcaacaacttcaataGCAAGTCGCGTGAAATGACCTCAGACGGAGCACCTCTGACTGCTCAACTTAACTATTTGATTACCCAATGGTCAAAACTGAGCGATTCTAATTATAAACGTACCGACAAATTGTACAAAGAATTTCTCGCTGATATCACACCGTAG